One region of Pedococcus aerophilus genomic DNA includes:
- a CDS encoding WhiB family transcriptional regulator encodes MAELSRLPGPVADLWDWQMEGSCRQVNPEVFFHPEGERGPARRSRDSEAKQVCASCPVLKLCREHALRVREPYGVWGAMTEDDRERHYSGQAVSAAS; translated from the coding sequence ATGGCGGAGTTGTCACGACTTCCGGGACCGGTGGCAGACCTGTGGGACTGGCAGATGGAGGGGTCCTGTCGCCAGGTGAACCCCGAGGTCTTCTTCCACCCCGAGGGCGAGCGCGGCCCGGCCCGACGCTCGCGCGACTCGGAGGCCAAGCAGGTCTGCGCGAGCTGCCCCGTCCTGAAGCTGTGCCGCGAGCACGCCCTGCGGGTGCGCGAGCCGTACGGCGTCTGGGGTGCGATGACCGAGGACGACCGCGAGCGCCACTACTCGGGTCAGGCGGTCTCGGCCGCGAGCTGA
- the groL gene encoding chaperonin GroEL (60 kDa chaperone family; promotes refolding of misfolded polypeptides especially under stressful conditions; forms two stacked rings of heptamers to form a barrel-shaped 14mer; ends can be capped by GroES; misfolded proteins enter the barrel where they are refolded when GroES binds), whose translation MAKTLEFNDSARKSLERGVDALANAVKVTLGPKGRNVVIDKKWGAPTITNDGVTIAREVELEDPYENLGAQLAKEVATKTNDVAGDGTTTATVLAQAMVKEGLRNVAAGAAPSGLKRGIDKAVEAVSARLLETAREIEGKDEIAQVAALSAQDQVIGSTIADAFDKVGKDGVITVEESSTATTELEFTEGMQFDKGYISPYFVSDAERMEAVVEDAYILINQGKISAISDVLPVLEKVVKSGKPLLIIAEDIDGEALSTLVVNKIRGTFNVVAVKAPGFGDRRKAMLQDIAVLTGGQVISEEVGLKLDQADLDVLGQARRVVVTKDNTTIIDGGGDKSDVDGRVNQIKAEIERTDSDWDREKLQERLAKLAGGVCVIKVGAHTEVELKEKKHRIEDAISATRAAIEEGIVAGGGSALVHASSAIDDLGLEGDEATGSLIVKKASAEPLRWIAENAGLEGYVAVSKVSELEPGNGLNAATGEYVNLIKAGVIDPVKVTRSALRNAASIASMVLTTDTLVVEKKEEEPEAAGGGHGHGHGH comes from the coding sequence ATGGCTAAGACGCTGGAGTTCAACGACTCCGCTCGCAAGTCGCTCGAGCGCGGAGTCGACGCGCTCGCGAACGCAGTCAAGGTGACGCTCGGCCCGAAGGGCCGCAACGTCGTCATCGACAAGAAGTGGGGCGCCCCCACGATCACCAACGACGGTGTGACCATCGCGCGTGAGGTCGAGCTCGAGGACCCGTACGAGAACCTCGGGGCCCAGCTCGCCAAGGAGGTCGCCACCAAGACCAACGACGTCGCAGGTGACGGCACCACCACCGCCACCGTGCTCGCCCAGGCCATGGTCAAGGAGGGCCTGCGCAACGTTGCCGCGGGTGCCGCCCCGTCCGGCCTGAAGCGCGGCATCGACAAGGCCGTCGAGGCCGTGTCGGCTCGCCTGCTCGAGACCGCCCGCGAGATCGAGGGCAAGGACGAGATCGCCCAGGTCGCTGCGCTGTCCGCGCAGGACCAGGTCATCGGCTCCACCATCGCCGACGCGTTCGACAAGGTCGGCAAGGACGGCGTCATCACCGTCGAGGAGTCCTCGACCGCGACGACCGAGCTCGAGTTCACCGAGGGCATGCAGTTCGACAAGGGCTACATCTCCCCGTACTTCGTCTCCGACGCCGAGCGCATGGAGGCCGTGGTCGAGGACGCCTACATCCTCATCAACCAGGGCAAGATCTCGGCCATCTCCGACGTCCTCCCGGTGCTGGAGAAGGTCGTCAAGTCCGGCAAGCCCCTGCTGATCATCGCCGAGGACATCGACGGCGAGGCGCTGTCGACTCTGGTGGTCAACAAGATCCGCGGCACGTTCAACGTCGTGGCCGTCAAGGCTCCCGGCTTCGGCGACCGCCGCAAGGCCATGCTCCAAGACATCGCCGTCCTCACCGGCGGCCAGGTCATCTCCGAGGAGGTCGGGCTCAAGCTCGATCAGGCCGACCTCGACGTGCTGGGCCAGGCCCGCCGCGTCGTCGTCACCAAGGACAACACGACGATCATCGACGGTGGCGGCGACAAGTCCGACGTCGACGGCCGGGTCAACCAGATCAAGGCCGAGATCGAGCGCACCGACTCCGACTGGGACCGCGAGAAGCTCCAGGAGCGCCTCGCCAAGCTCGCCGGTGGCGTCTGCGTCATCAAGGTGGGTGCCCACACCGAGGTGGAGCTCAAGGAGAAGAAGCACCGCATCGAGGACGCCATCTCGGCGACCCGCGCGGCCATCGAGGAGGGCATCGTCGCCGGTGGCGGCTCCGCCCTCGTCCACGCCTCCTCCGCCATCGACGACCTCGGCCTCGAGGGCGACGAGGCGACCGGTTCGCTCATCGTCAAGAAGGCGTCGGCCGAGCCGCTGCGTTGGATCGCCGAGAACGCCGGCCTCGAGGGCTACGTCGCCGTCTCCAAGGTCTCCGAGCTCGAGCCCGGCAACGGCCTCAACGCGGCGACCGGCGAGTACGTGAACCTGATCAAGGCCGGCGTCATCGACCCGGTCAAGGTCACCCGCTCCGCCCTGCGCAACGCCGCCTCGATCGCGTCGATGGTCCTCACCACCGACACGCTCGTCGTGGAGAAGAAGGAAGAGGAGCCCGAGGCCGCCGGTGGCGGTCACGGACACGGCCACGGTCACTGA
- a CDS encoding RNA-binding S4 domain-containing protein — translation MSTEHEVPIRDESIRLGQLLKLAGVVDDGAMARSVIELGEVSVDGAPEVRRGAQVRPGQSVIFAGQTIRVVAGG, via the coding sequence GTGAGCACCGAGCACGAGGTCCCCATCCGCGACGAGTCGATCCGACTGGGTCAGCTGCTCAAGCTCGCCGGTGTCGTCGACGACGGCGCGATGGCGCGCTCGGTGATCGAGCTCGGTGAGGTCTCGGTCGACGGCGCCCCTGAGGTCCGGCGCGGAGCGCAGGTCCGCCCCGGCCAGAGCGTCATCTTCGCGGGCCAGACGATCCGCGTGGTCGCCGGCGGCTGA